A single Lolium perenne isolate Kyuss_39 chromosome 6, Kyuss_2.0, whole genome shotgun sequence DNA region contains:
- the LOC127321496 gene encoding serine carboxypeptidase 24, translating into MLCSAIHPTIHLARSNAHIIASACAPPLALAELRRALQPRQSGAAINTPQDPRPQSAHCVCSVASGAQTPTAFRQEWSCRVPMAAWCGAAGGGVVSVLVLWLLAAGGAAAHAVGAGPGEGDAQRALDRVEALPGQPAVTFAQYSGYVTVHEGHGRALFYWLTEADGADAASKPLVLWLNGGPGCSSVAYGASEEIGPFRIKPNGTGLYLNKYSWNKEANLLFLESPAGVGFSYSNTTSDLNTSGDERTAQDSLQFLISWMSRFPEYQNRDFYISGESYAGHYVPQLARKIVEYNRASPHPFINLKGILVGNAVTDNYYDNIGTVTYWWTHAMISDRTYKAILKLCNFTSTNVSSACNRAMTYAMNHEFGDIDQYSIYTPSCHTSSDTSYSNSTAATTRHRPVLRFKDTLIRRRSNSYDPCTENYAERYYNRLDVQKAMHANITRIPYKWTACSDVLIKTWKDSELSMLPTYKMLMKAGMRIWVFSGDTDSVVPVTATRFSLSHLGLKTKIRWYPWYTAGQVGGWSEVYEGLTFATIRGAGHEVPLIQPRRAFRMFVSFLAGKLLPAKN; encoded by the exons ATGCTTTGCAGCGCCATCCATCCAACCATCCATCTCGCCCGATCCAACGCCCACATTATTGCATCTGCATGCGCGCCACCACTAGCCCTTGCTGAGCTCCGGCGCGCGCTTCAACCTCGACAGTCCGGTGCGGCGATAAATACTCCTCAAGACCCGCGGCCACAGTCAGCTCATTGTGTGTGCTCCGTAGCAAGTGGAGCACAGACGCCGACGGCATTCCGACAGGAGTGGTCTTGTCGTGTGCCAATGGCTGCGTGGTGTGGTGCTGCCGGCGGCGGTGTTGTGAGCGTGTTGGTTCTGTGGCTGCTTGCGGCGGGAGGCGCTGCCGCCCATGCCGTCGGCGCTGGCCCCGGCGAGGGGGACGCCCAGCGGGCGCTGGACCGCGTGGAGGCGCTGCCGGGGCAGCCGGCGGTGACCTTCGCGCAGTACTCCGGGTACGTGACGGTGCACGAGGGGCACGGCCGCGCGCTCTTCTACTGGCTCACCGAGGCCGACGGCGCCGACGCCGCCAGCAAGCCGCTCGTCCTCTGGCTCAACGGAG GTCCTGGATGCTCTTCGGTGGCTTATGGCGCATCCGAGGAGATTGGCCCGTTCCGGATCAAACCCAACGGGACAGGCCTCTACCTCAACAAGTACTCATGGAACAAAG AGGCAAACCTTCTCTTCCTGGAGTCGCCGGCCGGAGTTGGTTTCTCCTACTCCAACACTACCTCCGATCTCAATACTTCCGGCGACGAGAGAACCG CTCAAGATTCGCTGCAGTTCTTGATCAGTTGGATGTCGCGGTTCCCGGAGTACCAGAACCGGGATTTCTACATCTCTGGAGAAAGCTATGCTG GCCACTACGTCCCCCAATTGGCAAGGAAGATCGTCGAGTACAACAGGGCCTCACCGCATCCCTTCATCAACCTCAAGGGGATCCTT GTGGGGAATGCAGTGACAGACAACTACTACGACAACATCGGCACGGTAACATACTGGTGGACGCACGCCATGATCTCAGACCGCACCTACAAGGCCATCCTCAAGTTGTGCAACTTCACCAGCACCAACGTCTCGAGCGCCTGCAACCGTGCAATGACCTACGCCATGAACCACGAGTTTGGCGACATCGACCAGTACAGCATCTACACGCCGTCCTGCCACACCTCCTCGGACACATCATACAGCAACTCCACCGCCGCAACCACCCGCCACCGTCCAGTGCTCAGGTTCAAGGACACCCTCATCCGCAGGAGGTCTAACAGCTATGATCCGTGCACCGAGAACTACGCTGAGAGGTACTACAACCGGCTGGACGTGCAGAAGGCCATGCACGCCAACATCACCAGGATACCCTACAAATGGACTGCCTGCAG TGATGTGCTCATCAAGACATGGAAAGACTCTGAGTTATCCATGCTGCCGACATACAAGATGCTGATGAAGGCAGGGATGAGGATATGGGTGTTCAG TGGTGACACGGATTCGGTCGTCCCGGTGACCGCAACTAGGTTCTCGCTCAGCCACCTTGGTCTGAAAACTAAGATCCGCTGGTACCCATGGTACACAGCTGGTCAG GTAGGAGGATGGTCTGAGGTGTACGAAGGGCTGACATTTGCGACGATCAGAGGCGCAGGGCATGAGGTTCCATTGATTCAGCCAAGAAGGGCGTTCAGGATGTTCGTGTCATTCCTGGCTGGGAAGCTGTTGCCTGCCAAGAACTGA
- the LOC127321497 gene encoding uncharacterized protein, producing MASTEAPTPAQAPVCSIVKEAPAPADSKPVEPPVCSIVKEAPAPATGSTPKKKICCACPDTKRLRDECIVEYGESACTKWIEAHKICLRAEGFKV from the coding sequence ATGGCCAGCACGGAAGCCCCGACGCCTGCGCAGGCACCTGTCTGCTCGATCGTGAAAGAAGCGCCTGCTCCTGCTGACTCGAAGCCTGTGGAGCCACCTGTTTGCTCGATCGTCAAGGAAGCGCCGGCTCCTGCCACCGGCtcgacgccgaagaagaagatctGCTGTGCTTGCCCTGACACCAAGAGGCTGAGGGACGAGTGCATCGTAGAGTACGGAGAATCCGCgtgcaccaagtggatcgaagctcaCAAGATATGCCTCCGGGCTGAGGGGTTCAAGGTCTGA
- the LOC127321499 gene encoding serine/threonine-protein phosphatase 7 long form homolog: protein MLLLSVWSWDRLSVGRPRVLNERPWPHYPHSPDREPTWAYLWDNVSEMSGDPKIMYMQYTAELDTLTAEQVEWEPYGSYYRIGASMTDLNHKCTEEARFWRMRCPLICMWLVEHHQPQRVMRQFGLYQECPPVWQDTDKALHRLDRQRQRKITNWPVHHSGHIAAFQQCLEAARNAGPEQIVPHNFAAFNNYLEWFHENTRIELVKHAYPEEILDDPIQFDEVGQSQHDRFARRGRSTSIASELNFVRKEIEKTAEECEVMWEQSGRDDKPVRPLRYFIKNTARKMRRLASLLGCREAEIATSSSSEEREIPEDELILSQAILPKRTSKQAARSDLRLKPRGKGPNRRSHGVPTFAVF from the exons atgctcctactttccgtatggagctgggaccgcctatcagttgggcggcctagggtactcaacgagaggccatggcctcattacCCTCACTCTcctgatcgggagcccacttgggcatacctttgggacaatgtctcggagatgtcgggcgatccaaagatcatgtacatgcagtacactgcggagttggacactcttaccgctgagcag gtggaatgggagccatatggtagctactaccgtattggcgcgtcgatgactgacctcaaccacaagtgcacggaggaggcgcggttctggcgtatgcgctgcccactcatatgcatgtggcttgttgaacaccaccagccgcaaagagtgatgagacagtttgggctgtatcaggagtgcccaccagtgtggcaagacacggacaaggcgcttcatag gcttgataggcagcggcagaggaagatcacaaattggccagtccatcatagcggccacatcgcagcgttccaacagtgtttggaagcggcacggaatgctggccctgagcagattgtgcctcacaacttcgccgctttcaacaactacctcgagtggttccatgagaacacgcgtatcgagttagttaagcacgcgtatcctgaggagatcttggacgaccccatccagttcgatgaggttgggcaaagccagcacgacagatttgctcgcagagggagatcgacttctattgcttccgagctgaacttcgtg CGGAAGGAGATCGAAAAAACAGCTGAGGAGTGCGAGGTTATGTGGGAGCAGAGCGGGAGAGATGACAAGCCTGTCCGACCGTTGcggtatttcattaag aacactgcacgaaagatgcggcggttagccagcttgctaggttgccgggaagccgaaatcgctacatcttcctcttcagaagagcgggag ATTCCTGAGGACGAGCTAATTCTGAGTCAAGCCATACTTCCAAAGCGTACCTCCAAGCAAGCCGCACGGTCGGACTTACgattgaagccaaggggcaagggtccaaaccg